One segment of Curtobacterium sp. MR_MD2014 DNA contains the following:
- a CDS encoding glycosyltransferase family 39 protein, translating into MRRSLTTRDAGSDDVSDVPASDTARPAWRHPAVPASLVGIVAFLVSFAGTWAAPAGIDEAATMSSARRSLPELWHMAHNVDGVHSAYYALMHLWFSVVPYDMLTLRLPSVIASAVAAALLVELGRRVADAPTGVVAGLVFAVLPRVTSASGQGRSYAFSFTFAVLLTLVLVVAVQRTRDRVPRAWVWWLGYALVAAVGSYFFLYSALLVVAHGVTVLVWQLTRRRPAGILRAGLWWLGAAAVAGLLVLPLVRMTSGQADKQLYWIGTTFDFNRKVVQSILVEQYFGDSERLALVGIVLAVVGVLVTVAVPRLRRRVRAVELAVPAVVVPLVAVLAVSILVKPLYNARYLTFTTPFVALTIALALTAFGALLRWRLTLALATAGVVVIALLAYPVIAAQRAPIGKTGTHWKMATDHLAAERAQEPAGSRDGVYYGPLPRHEIRTTEYVSSAYPDAFAGMRDLTLVRPASEIGELWAEREPRDREPDVSGLDRVWYLGAETSSQPATLTAQLEADGWRVESRKSVQTLEIISYIR; encoded by the coding sequence GTGCGCCGATCCCTGACGACCAGGGACGCGGGATCGGACGACGTGTCCGACGTGCCCGCGTCCGACACCGCCCGACCGGCCTGGCGTCACCCCGCGGTGCCGGCCTCGCTCGTCGGCATCGTGGCGTTCCTGGTCTCCTTCGCTGGGACGTGGGCTGCGCCGGCAGGGATCGACGAGGCCGCGACCATGTCGTCCGCGCGCCGCTCCCTGCCGGAGCTGTGGCACATGGCGCACAACGTCGACGGGGTGCACAGCGCCTACTACGCGCTGATGCACCTGTGGTTCTCGGTCGTGCCCTACGACATGCTCACCCTGCGGCTGCCGAGCGTGATCGCCTCCGCCGTCGCGGCAGCGCTCCTCGTCGAGCTCGGCCGACGGGTCGCCGACGCTCCGACGGGGGTCGTGGCGGGACTCGTGTTCGCCGTCCTGCCGCGCGTCACCTCCGCGAGTGGCCAGGGGCGCTCGTACGCGTTCAGCTTCACGTTCGCGGTCCTGCTCACCCTCGTCCTGGTCGTCGCCGTGCAACGCACCCGCGACCGTGTGCCGCGCGCCTGGGTGTGGTGGCTGGGCTACGCGCTCGTCGCCGCAGTCGGCTCGTACTTCTTCCTGTACTCGGCGCTGCTGGTCGTGGCGCACGGTGTGACGGTCCTGGTCTGGCAGCTGACCCGCCGTCGGCCCGCCGGGATCCTGCGTGCCGGGCTCTGGTGGCTCGGCGCTGCGGCGGTCGCGGGGCTCCTGGTGCTGCCCCTCGTCCGGATGACCTCGGGGCAGGCGGACAAGCAGCTCTACTGGATCGGCACCACGTTCGACTTCAACCGCAAGGTGGTGCAGTCGATCCTGGTCGAGCAGTACTTCGGTGACTCGGAACGTCTCGCGCTGGTGGGGATCGTGCTCGCCGTCGTGGGCGTCCTCGTGACGGTCGCGGTCCCGCGTCTCCGCCGACGGGTCCGCGCCGTGGAGCTCGCGGTCCCCGCCGTCGTCGTGCCGCTCGTCGCGGTCCTCGCCGTGTCGATCCTGGTGAAGCCGCTGTACAACGCGCGGTACCTGACCTTCACGACCCCCTTCGTCGCCCTCACGATCGCGCTCGCCCTCACCGCGTTCGGTGCACTCCTGCGCTGGCGTCTGACCCTCGCCCTCGCGACCGCGGGAGTGGTGGTCATCGCCCTGCTCGCGTACCCCGTCATCGCCGCACAGCGCGCACCGATCGGCAAGACGGGCACGCACTGGAAGATGGCGACGGACCACCTGGCCGCCGAGCGCGCGCAGGAGCCCGCCGGCAGCCGCGACGGCGTCTACTACGGTCCGCTGCCGCGGCACGAGATCCGGACGACCGAGTACGTCTCCTCGGCCTACCCCGACGCGTTCGCGGGCATGCGCGACCTGACGCTCGTGCGCCCGGCCTCGGAGATCGGCGAGCTGTGGGCAGAGCGCGAGCCACGCGACCGCGAGCCCGACGTGTCGGGGCTCGACCGAGTCTGGTACCTCGGTGCCGAGACGAGCAGCCAGCCCGCGACGCTGACCGCGCAGCTCGAGGCCGACGGATGGCGTGTCGAGTCGCGGAAGTCCGTGCAGACGCTGGAGATCATCAGTTACATCCGCTGA
- a CDS encoding glycosyltransferase family 39 protein — protein MSDLGIESRTGSDPAPVTRRRARGPRRSLLAAVLVGLVAAAVSFAGAWSTPSALDEAATMSAANRSLVQLWQMAQHVDGVHSLYYALVHVWLDVVPFEFWTLRLPGAVGIGIAAGLLVELARRLVDLRTGIVAGLVFAVLPRVTSAGIQGRSYALTTTTAAALTLVLVIAVDRSLARRRSAWAWWSAYVVVGGLSTYLFLYSALLVVAHAVAVVVWLLVRRRRSDWIEVALPFAAATALVAASTVPLALLTSGQASEQLYWMSSRLALDGRLADSVFVQQYFARSLPLALVGWALAVLGVVAAFVDRRSRSRRLAVWLALCTVVVPTAAVIVVSVVVQPYYNSRYLTFAAPFVALLVALGATSFRARLVAPLAVLAVVALATPAIVAQRAGEGSPGGEWERVAAYVAADRAAHDDGDGLDAVYYGPLPGHPKRTTEYVSSSYPAAFAGMRDLTVIRSAASIGQLWADRLAPGDDLPLEGVERVWYVGGRTSVQPAAAREALARAGWSEDDRERIGDFYVIAYTR, from the coding sequence ATGTCCGACCTCGGGATCGAGTCGCGGACCGGATCCGATCCCGCGCCGGTCACGCGCCGTCGCGCCAGGGGGCCCCGTCGCTCCCTGCTGGCCGCTGTCCTGGTCGGTCTGGTCGCTGCAGCCGTGTCCTTCGCCGGCGCCTGGAGCACCCCGTCCGCGCTGGACGAGGCGGCCACGATGAGTGCCGCGAACCGGTCCCTGGTACAGCTGTGGCAGATGGCACAGCACGTGGACGGCGTGCACAGCCTGTACTACGCCCTGGTGCACGTGTGGCTCGACGTCGTGCCGTTCGAGTTCTGGACACTGCGACTGCCGGGTGCCGTGGGCATCGGGATCGCCGCCGGGCTGCTGGTGGAGCTCGCGCGCCGTCTGGTCGACCTGCGGACCGGGATCGTCGCCGGGCTGGTGTTCGCGGTCCTCCCCCGGGTGACGTCGGCCGGCATCCAAGGGCGCTCGTACGCGTTGACGACCACCACGGCGGCCGCCCTCACGCTCGTCCTCGTCATCGCCGTGGACCGCTCTCTCGCCCGGCGGCGCAGCGCCTGGGCCTGGTGGTCCGCGTACGTCGTCGTCGGCGGACTGAGCACCTACCTCTTCCTCTACTCGGCGCTGCTCGTCGTCGCGCACGCCGTCGCGGTGGTCGTGTGGTTGCTCGTGCGGCGTCGTCGCTCCGACTGGATCGAGGTGGCCCTGCCCTTCGCGGCCGCGACGGCCCTGGTCGCTGCATCCACCGTGCCGCTCGCCCTCCTCACCTCCGGGCAGGCATCCGAACAGCTCTACTGGATGAGCTCGCGCCTCGCCCTCGACGGACGGCTCGCGGACTCGGTCTTCGTCCAGCAGTACTTCGCCCGGTCGCTGCCGCTCGCGCTGGTCGGATGGGCCCTCGCGGTCCTCGGGGTCGTCGCCGCGTTCGTCGACCGCCGGTCGCGCTCCCGACGGCTCGCAGTGTGGCTCGCCCTCTGTACCGTCGTCGTCCCGACCGCAGCCGTCATCGTCGTGTCGGTGGTCGTGCAGCCGTACTACAACTCCCGGTACCTGACCTTCGCCGCACCCTTCGTCGCCCTGCTCGTCGCCCTCGGCGCGACGTCCTTCCGCGCGCGGCTCGTGGCACCCTTGGCGGTCCTCGCCGTCGTGGCACTCGCCACGCCCGCGATCGTCGCGCAACGGGCCGGCGAGGGATCGCCGGGGGGCGAGTGGGAACGGGTCGCGGCGTACGTCGCCGCGGACCGGGCCGCCCACGACGACGGGGACGGCCTCGACGCGGTCTACTACGGACCGTTGCCCGGGCACCCGAAGCGGACGACGGAGTACGTGTCGTCCTCCTACCCGGCCGCCTTCGCCGGCATGCGCGACCTGACGGTGATCCGCAGCGCTGCGAGCATCGGCCAGCTGTGGGCCGACCGACTCGCTCCGGGGGACGACCTGCCGCTCGAGGGTGTCGAGCGTGTCTGGTACGTCGGCGGACGGACGAGCGTCCAGCCCGCTGCTGCACGCGAGGCGCTCGCACGGGCCGGCTGGTCGGAGGACGACCGGGAGCGCATCGGCGACTTCTACGTGATCGCCTACACCCGGTGA
- a CDS encoding SDR family oxidoreductase, producing MTRVAVVTGGSAGLGRATVRELAARGWDVAVLARGRDGVDAAVAEVEATGRRGLALIADVADRQAVEAAAERTEQELGPIDLWVNCVMVGVFGRFTDTGPDDFERAVDVNFLGFVNGTRAALARMVPRDRGHVIQVGSALGFRGIPLQAAYCSAKHAIVGFTESVVSELTEQGSRVAVSRVDMPALNTVQFNWVKSLLPHHPQPVAPIYQPEVGARAIAVTAERPRRRTWVGESTVYTILGNRISGRFADWYAAKTLVSGQQAEQKDGQSLPTNLHEPVPGDHGAHGVFDDSAHAWSPQTWWVEHRRLGNGIIGAAVGVAGAIALAAGKRR from the coding sequence ATGACGCGCGTGGCAGTGGTGACCGGTGGTTCGGCAGGGCTCGGACGGGCGACCGTCCGCGAACTCGCGGCCCGGGGGTGGGACGTCGCCGTCCTGGCCCGTGGACGCGACGGTGTCGACGCCGCCGTCGCCGAGGTCGAGGCCACGGGACGCCGAGGCCTCGCGCTGATCGCCGACGTGGCCGACCGACAGGCCGTCGAGGCCGCCGCCGAGCGCACCGAGCAGGAGCTCGGACCGATCGACCTCTGGGTGAACTGCGTGATGGTCGGGGTCTTCGGGCGCTTCACGGACACCGGCCCCGACGACTTCGAGCGCGCCGTCGACGTCAACTTCCTCGGCTTCGTCAACGGCACCCGCGCGGCGCTGGCACGGATGGTCCCCCGTGACCGTGGGCACGTCATCCAGGTCGGTTCCGCACTGGGCTTCCGGGGCATCCCCCTGCAGGCCGCCTACTGCAGCGCGAAGCACGCCATCGTCGGGTTCACCGAGTCGGTGGTGTCCGAGCTCACGGAACAGGGCAGCAGGGTGGCCGTGAGCCGCGTCGACATGCCCGCGCTCAACACGGTGCAGTTCAACTGGGTGAAGTCGCTCCTGCCGCACCACCCGCAGCCCGTCGCACCGATCTACCAGCCCGAGGTCGGCGCCCGCGCGATCGCCGTGACCGCGGAGCGGCCGCGCCGCCGCACGTGGGTGGGCGAATCGACGGTCTACACGATCCTGGGCAACCGGATCAGTGGACGCTTCGCCGACTGGTACGCCGCGAAGACCCTGGTCAGCGGACAGCAGGCCGAGCAGAAGGACGGACAGTCGCTGCCGACGAACCTGCACGAGCCCGTCCCGGGCGACCACGGTGCGCACGGGGTCTTCGACGACTCCGCGCACGCCTGGTCGCCGCAGACGTGGTGGGTCGAGCACCGCAGGCTCGGCAACGGGATCATCGGAGCCGCCGTCGGCGTCGCGGGCGCGATCGCCCTGGCCGCGGGGAAGCGCCGATGA
- a CDS encoding phosphatidylserine decarboxylase family protein: MTGASQQQDVRRRAGWLPQDQSGLEAWLRGRRERHQERDPDRALHPAVSALRDLVEGDPVLRMHAHQMIEQVPAGREYQDRHLESFGELLELVDEVITTAPEYSDEQMVMTPLDGVLDWTKATPAGFAFYRDPRVNDALRTILQGWCDFLSSDKSLEVLVDAPSGWCSDAARRAVGMDRFEHDADAEHWGFGSWNDFFTRRFRDGERPVAAPDDDAVVVSPCEATPYRIASRVHRLDAFWAKAEPYSVEELLAGDETADLFVDGTVWQAFLSALEYHRWHSPVAGTVLRAWVEPGTYYSEASSQGTDAAEPQLSQGYLAHVATRAIVLIDADDPAIGMIAVVFIGMSDVSSCVIGEGISDGAHVGKGDELGYFQFGGSSVCVLFGPDVVESFSLGALPQAPEEESAVLPVRSHLATALRRSSD, from the coding sequence GTGACCGGTGCATCGCAGCAGCAGGACGTCCGACGCCGCGCGGGATGGCTCCCGCAGGACCAGAGCGGGCTCGAGGCCTGGCTCCGCGGGCGTCGCGAACGCCACCAGGAGCGCGACCCCGACCGGGCCCTGCACCCGGCGGTCTCGGCCCTCCGCGACCTCGTCGAGGGCGACCCCGTGCTGCGGATGCACGCGCACCAGATGATCGAGCAGGTCCCCGCCGGTCGCGAGTACCAGGACCGGCACCTCGAGTCGTTCGGGGAGCTGCTCGAGCTCGTCGACGAGGTCATCACGACCGCGCCCGAGTACAGCGACGAGCAGATGGTGATGACGCCGCTCGACGGGGTGCTCGACTGGACGAAGGCGACCCCGGCGGGCTTCGCCTTCTACCGGGACCCGCGCGTGAACGACGCGCTCCGGACGATCCTGCAGGGGTGGTGCGACTTCCTGTCGAGCGACAAGTCCCTCGAGGTGCTCGTGGACGCACCCTCGGGGTGGTGCAGCGATGCCGCTCGTCGGGCGGTCGGCATGGACCGGTTCGAGCACGATGCCGACGCCGAGCACTGGGGCTTCGGGTCGTGGAACGACTTTTTCACGCGGCGCTTCCGGGACGGCGAGCGCCCGGTCGCCGCGCCCGACGACGACGCGGTCGTGGTGAGCCCCTGCGAAGCCACCCCGTACCGGATCGCCAGTCGCGTCCACCGGCTCGACGCGTTCTGGGCGAAGGCGGAGCCGTACTCGGTCGAGGAGCTGCTCGCCGGCGACGAGACCGCCGACCTGTTCGTCGACGGCACCGTGTGGCAGGCGTTCCTCAGCGCGCTCGAGTACCACCGCTGGCACAGCCCGGTCGCCGGGACGGTCCTGCGCGCCTGGGTCGAACCGGGGACCTACTACTCCGAGGCCTCGTCGCAGGGCACCGACGCCGCCGAGCCGCAGCTGTCACAGGGCTACCTGGCACACGTCGCCACCCGCGCGATCGTGCTCATCGACGCCGACGACCCCGCGATCGGGATGATCGCGGTCGTGTTCATCGGGATGTCCGACGTCTCCTCGTGCGTGATCGGCGAGGGGATCTCGGACGGTGCGCACGTCGGCAAGGGCGACGAGCTCGGGTACTTCCAGTTCGGCGGGTCGTCGGTGTGCGTGCTGTTCGGGCCGGACGTCGTCGAGTCGTTCTCGCTGGGAGCGCTGCCGCAGGCGCCGGAGGAGGAATCGGCGGTCCTGCCGGTGCGGTCGCACCTGGCGACGGCGCTGCGGCGGTCGTCCGACTGA
- a CDS encoding YqjF family protein, with amino-acid sequence MTAGQRGGGEPGLPAVSPEAPPLRGTPWISQDWLDVVFVHWRVDVSAVAPLLPAGAHPDTMAPDGTDDGATTWVGLIGFRFTDTRFPPLGGLGRASSVGDFVEVNVRVYTCDDQGRRGVAFLSLDAGKLLPTIGARVATGLPYWWAHAAIRKTDGRVGYAMRRHGTHLRSTFDVRVGDAVDEPTPLETFLTARWGMHVRRVGATRYWPNEHESWPLHRASLVSLRDDLVAAAGLPFGLSGLEPDSVLYSPGVTTRFGRGR; translated from the coding sequence GTGACCGCCGGACAGCGGGGCGGGGGCGAGCCGGGCCTCCCGGCCGTCTCGCCGGAGGCACCGCCCCTGCGCGGGACGCCGTGGATCTCGCAGGACTGGCTCGACGTGGTCTTCGTGCACTGGCGCGTCGACGTGTCGGCGGTGGCACCGCTGCTGCCCGCCGGAGCGCACCCGGACACGATGGCGCCGGACGGGACGGACGACGGCGCGACCACCTGGGTGGGCCTCATCGGGTTCCGCTTCACGGACACGCGCTTCCCGCCGCTCGGCGGGCTCGGACGGGCCAGCAGTGTCGGCGACTTCGTCGAGGTCAACGTGCGCGTCTACACGTGCGACGACCAGGGCCGTCGAGGCGTCGCGTTCCTGTCGCTGGACGCCGGGAAGCTCCTGCCGACGATCGGCGCACGGGTCGCGACGGGCCTGCCGTACTGGTGGGCGCACGCGGCGATCCGGAAGACCGACGGCCGGGTGGGCTACGCGATGCGTCGGCACGGGACGCACCTGCGGTCGACCTTCGACGTCCGGGTGGGCGACGCGGTCGACGAGCCGACGCCCCTCGAGACGTTCCTGACGGCACGGTGGGGCATGCACGTGCGGCGGGTCGGTGCGACGCGCTACTGGCCGAACGAGCACGAGTCGTGGCCGCTGCACCGGGCGTCCCTCGTGTCGCTGCGGGACGACCTGGTGGCGGCTGCGGGGCTGCCCTTCGGACTGTCCGGACTGGAGCCGGACTCGGTGCTGTACTCGCCGGGGGTGACCACGCGGTTCGGGCGGGGACGCTGA
- a CDS encoding nitroreductase family protein yields the protein MELFEAIRRRRTTNGAFLPDPVSEEHQRLLMELAGRAPSQLNSQPWRFVIVEERDTIDRIADISGRSMTQTMAEGSFFTRYRPYFRFSQAEMDERRDGMLFDKLPGPLKPFTKQVFTKRGQLLMNTLRVPQTLGEENRKLVAGSPLLLGVMLDRDEYRKEARNAFYSVFSMGAAMENVWLATTELGLGIQFVSFPMEVEEAWAEVERLLAVPPELELMAVYRIGYLPPERRRPAIDWVSNERKRPSQYVFRGTCATPQQGWDDAPDAARATDGTVS from the coding sequence GTGGAGCTCTTCGAGGCCATCCGACGCCGGCGCACGACCAACGGCGCGTTCCTGCCCGACCCGGTGTCCGAGGAGCACCAGCGGCTGCTGATGGAGCTCGCAGGACGTGCACCCTCGCAGTTGAACAGCCAACCGTGGCGCTTCGTCATCGTCGAGGAGCGCGACACCATCGACCGCATCGCCGACATCAGCGGCCGGTCGATGACGCAGACGATGGCCGAGGGGTCGTTCTTCACGCGCTACCGTCCGTACTTCCGGTTCTCGCAGGCCGAGATGGACGAACGTCGGGACGGGATGCTGTTCGACAAGCTGCCGGGACCGCTCAAGCCCTTCACGAAGCAGGTGTTCACCAAGCGCGGGCAGCTCCTCATGAACACGCTCCGGGTACCGCAGACCCTCGGCGAGGAGAACCGGAAGCTCGTCGCCGGGTCGCCGCTCCTGCTCGGGGTGATGCTCGACCGCGACGAGTACCGGAAGGAGGCGCGCAACGCCTTCTACTCCGTGTTCAGCATGGGCGCGGCGATGGAGAACGTCTGGCTCGCGACGACCGAGCTCGGCCTCGGGATCCAGTTCGTGTCCTTCCCGATGGAGGTCGAGGAGGCCTGGGCCGAGGTCGAGCGGCTCCTCGCGGTGCCGCCGGAGCTCGAGCTGATGGCCGTCTACCGGATCGGCTACCTGCCGCCGGAGCGTCGACGTCCCGCCATCGACTGGGTGTCGAACGAACGGAAGCGCCCGTCGCAGTACGTGTTCCGCGGGACCTGCGCCACCCCGCAGCAGGGGTGGGACGACGCGCCGGACGCTGCCCGCGCGACCGACGGGACCGTCTCGTGA
- a CDS encoding Lrp/AsnC family transcriptional regulator: protein MDTLDHRILDQLRENARAGYGDIGSVVGLSASAVKRRVDRLVADGVIQGFTIKVDPAVEDRGTEAWVELYCRGTVSPDELRTLLDTVPEVVDAGTVTGSADAVVHMRSRDLPALELALDRVRLAPQVDHTRSAIVLSKLVSRESA, encoded by the coding sequence ATGGACACGCTCGACCACCGCATCCTGGACCAGCTCCGGGAGAACGCCCGAGCCGGCTACGGCGACATCGGGTCGGTGGTCGGCCTCTCCGCGTCGGCGGTCAAGCGTCGGGTCGACCGCCTGGTCGCCGACGGGGTCATCCAGGGCTTCACGATCAAGGTCGACCCCGCGGTCGAGGACCGCGGGACCGAGGCCTGGGTCGAGCTGTACTGCCGCGGCACCGTCTCCCCCGACGAGCTCCGTACGCTGCTCGACACCGTGCCCGAGGTCGTGGACGCCGGGACCGTCACCGGCAGCGCCGACGCCGTCGTGCACATGCGCTCCCGTGACCTGCCGGCGCTCGAGCTCGCGCTCGACCGGGTGCGCCTGGCCCCGCAGGTCGACCACACCCGCAGCGCCATCGTCCTGTCGAAGCTCGTCTCCCGCGAGTCCGCGTAG
- the ddaH gene encoding dimethylargininase, translated as MSNTATEPQAAPARVATKRTILMCKPTHYTVSYRINPWMHPEEPTDTSKAVEQWQSLVDVYEQLGFDISYIEPIEGLPDMVYAANGGFVLDGVAYGAKFQYPERQPEGPAYMDWFRSAGLTVAEPEETNEGEGDFLLIGDTIFAGTGFRSDSTSHEELARIYGREVVTLKLINPSFYHLDTAIAVLDPEPDATGRSNIAYLESAFDEPSLAILRERFSDAVIATEEDAAILGLNSYSDGYNVVIASRATTFAEQLREKGYNPIGVDLSELLLGGGGVKCCTLDLHPVGTGTSVAR; from the coding sequence ATGTCGAACACCGCAACCGAACCGCAGGCCGCACCGGCCCGTGTCGCCACGAAGCGCACGATCCTGATGTGCAAGCCGACGCACTACACGGTGAGCTACCGGATCAACCCGTGGATGCACCCCGAGGAGCCGACCGACACGTCGAAGGCCGTCGAGCAGTGGCAGTCGCTCGTCGACGTCTACGAGCAGCTCGGCTTCGACATCTCCTACATCGAGCCGATCGAGGGCCTGCCGGACATGGTCTACGCGGCCAACGGCGGCTTCGTGCTCGACGGCGTCGCGTACGGCGCGAAGTTCCAGTACCCCGAGCGCCAGCCCGAGGGACCCGCGTACATGGACTGGTTCCGCAGCGCCGGCCTCACCGTCGCCGAGCCCGAGGAGACCAACGAGGGCGAGGGTGACTTCCTGCTGATCGGCGACACCATCTTCGCCGGCACCGGCTTCCGCTCCGACAGCACCTCGCACGAGGAGCTCGCCCGCATCTACGGCCGCGAGGTCGTCACCCTCAAGCTCATCAACCCGAGCTTCTACCACCTCGACACCGCCATCGCCGTGCTCGACCCGGAGCCCGACGCGACCGGCCGTTCGAACATCGCCTACCTGGAGAGCGCCTTCGACGAGCCCTCGCTGGCGATCCTGCGCGAGCGCTTCTCCGACGCGGTCATCGCGACCGAGGAGGACGCCGCGATCCTCGGCCTCAACTCGTACTCCGACGGCTACAACGTCGTGATCGCATCGCGTGCGACGACCTTCGCCGAGCAGCTGCGTGAGAAGGGCTACAACCCGATCGGTGTCGACCTGTCCGAGCTGCTGCTCGGCGGCGGCGGCGTGAAGTGCTGCACGCTCGACCTGCACCCCGTCGGCACCGGCACCTCGGTCGCGCGGTAA
- the rocD gene encoding ornithine--oxo-acid transaminase, which yields MSTATGAGTHAGAGASGDATVAGGATAAALAVEDRSLAHNYSPLPVVIASGQGAWVTDVDGKRYLDGLAAYSAVNFGHGNPRLLDAARAQLDRVTLTSRAFVNDRLGPFAAALASLTDTELVLPMNTGAEAVESAIKVSRAWGYRVKGVPAGQATIIVASGNFHGRTTTIVSFSDDPSAREDFGPYTPGFRTVPYGDAAALREAMDETVVAVLLEPIQGEGGVVIPPESYLPEVRAVCDEFGALFVADEIQSGLGRTGHTLAVSRVGVRPDLITLGKALGGGIVPVSAVVGSREVLGVLRPGEHGSTFGGNPLAAAVGSEVVAMLGEGTFQQRALDGEPLLRGLLDELVGHGVVSHRVAGLWAGIDIDPALGTGKEIAHDLADRGVLVKDTHGSTIRFAPPLVVTDDEVRLAIGTLGEVLAAR from the coding sequence GTGAGCACCGCGACCGGAGCCGGCACCCACGCGGGTGCCGGCGCGTCCGGCGACGCCACCGTAGCCGGTGGTGCCACCGCCGCCGCGCTCGCCGTCGAGGACCGCTCCCTCGCCCACAACTACAGCCCGCTGCCGGTCGTCATCGCGTCCGGCCAGGGTGCGTGGGTGACCGACGTCGACGGCAAGCGCTACCTGGACGGACTCGCCGCGTACTCCGCGGTGAACTTCGGCCACGGCAACCCCCGGCTGCTCGACGCCGCCCGGGCCCAGCTCGACCGGGTGACCCTGACGAGCCGCGCGTTCGTGAACGACCGGCTCGGACCCTTCGCCGCCGCTCTGGCATCGCTGACCGACACCGAACTCGTGCTCCCGATGAACACCGGGGCCGAGGCCGTCGAGTCCGCGATCAAGGTGTCGCGCGCCTGGGGCTACCGCGTCAAGGGCGTGCCGGCCGGGCAGGCCACGATCATCGTCGCGTCCGGGAACTTCCACGGGCGCACCACCACGATCGTGTCGTTCTCGGACGACCCCTCGGCCCGCGAGGACTTCGGCCCGTACACGCCGGGCTTCCGCACGGTGCCGTACGGCGATGCAGCGGCGCTGCGGGAGGCGATGGACGAGACCGTCGTCGCCGTCCTGCTCGAGCCGATCCAGGGCGAGGGCGGCGTGGTCATCCCGCCCGAGTCCTACCTGCCCGAGGTCCGCGCGGTCTGCGACGAGTTCGGTGCGCTGTTCGTCGCCGACGAGATCCAGTCCGGGCTCGGGCGCACCGGGCACACCCTGGCCGTCTCGCGTGTCGGTGTCCGACCCGACCTGATCACGCTCGGCAAGGCCCTGGGCGGCGGCATCGTCCCGGTGTCGGCCGTCGTCGGCTCCCGCGAGGTGCTCGGCGTCCTGCGTCCCGGCGAACACGGATCGACGTTCGGCGGCAACCCGCTCGCGGCCGCCGTCGGGTCCGAGGTCGTCGCGATGCTCGGCGAGGGCACGTTCCAGCAGCGCGCGCTCGACGGCGAACCGCTGCTCCGTGGGCTGCTCGACGAGCTCGTCGGGCACGGGGTCGTCTCGCACCGGGTCGCCGGACTCTGGGCGGGGATCGACATCGACCCCGCGCTCGGCACCGGCAAGGAGATCGCGCACGACCTGGCCGACCGCGGCGTGCTCGTGAAGGACACGCACGGGTCGACGATCCGCTTCGCGCCGCCGCTCGTCGTCACCGACGACGAGGTGCGTCTGGCGATCGGGACCCTCGGCGAGGTGCTGGCCGCGCGATAG
- a CDS encoding SDR family oxidoreductase, whose amino-acid sequence MSGPSVLFIGGSGIISAACVREAVEQGYDVTVLNRGATDKRPIPDAVTRLQADVSDRTALEAAIGDQHWDVVIDFVAFTPDQVQRDIEVFTGRTNQYVFISSASAYQTPATHLPITESTPLKNPFWQYSRDKIACEDLLTKAYREDDFPMTIIRPSHTYDETLVPFSGGWTVLGRMRAGKPIVVTGDGSSLWTITHARDFAVGFVGLLDRAEAIGEAFHITGDEAPTWDRIAHELAAAAGVEDLQLVHVPADAIDALDADWGASLLGDKANTSVFDNTKVQTLVPEFAQTTSIRQGAREIVAWFDADPSRQVTDEHLDGLMDQLVERWQVR is encoded by the coding sequence ATGTCGGGACCGAGCGTGCTGTTCATCGGCGGCAGCGGCATCATCAGCGCCGCGTGCGTCCGCGAAGCCGTCGAGCAGGGGTACGACGTCACCGTGCTCAACCGGGGCGCGACGGACAAGCGGCCGATCCCGGATGCCGTGACGCGCCTCCAGGCAGACGTCTCCGACCGCACCGCGCTGGAAGCCGCGATCGGTGACCAGCACTGGGACGTCGTCATCGACTTCGTGGCCTTCACGCCCGACCAGGTGCAGCGGGACATCGAGGTGTTCACGGGTCGGACGAACCAGTACGTCTTCATCTCGTCGGCCTCGGCGTACCAGACGCCCGCGACGCACCTGCCGATCACCGAGTCGACGCCGCTGAAGAACCCGTTCTGGCAGTACTCCCGCGACAAGATCGCGTGCGAGGACCTGCTCACGAAGGCGTACCGCGAGGACGACTTCCCGATGACGATCATCCGGCCGTCGCACACCTACGACGAGACCCTCGTGCCGTTCTCGGGCGGGTGGACGGTGCTCGGACGGATGCGCGCCGGGAAGCCGATCGTCGTGACCGGCGACGGCAGCTCGCTGTGGACGATCACGCACGCGCGGGACTTCGCGGTCGGGTTCGTCGGGCTGCTCGACCGTGCCGAGGCGATCGGCGAGGCGTTCCACATCACCGGCGACGAGGCCCCGACCTGGGACCGCATCGCCCACGAGCTGGCGGCGGCCGCGGGGGTCGAGGACCTGCAGCTCGTGCACGTCCCGGCCGACGCGATCGACGCGCTCGACGCCGACTGGGGCGCGAGCCTGCTCGGAGACAAGGCGAACACCTCGGTCTTCGACAACACGAAGGTGCAGACGCTCGTGCCCGAGTTCGCGCAGACGACGTCGATCCGGCAGGGGGCGCGGGAGATCGTCGCGTGGTTCGACGCCGACCCGTCGCGCCAGGTGACGGACGAGCACCTCGACGGGCTGATGGACCAGCTCGTCGAGCGCTGGCAGGTGCGCTGA